In Marmota flaviventris isolate mMarFla1 chromosome 19, mMarFla1.hap1, whole genome shotgun sequence, the DNA window acagagagaatagaaaacaaacatcTGGCTTAAATCCTAACACgtcaataattactttaaattttaaagttccaaatatattaattaaaagagATTAACAGAGtggacttcaaaaataaaaaaacagggtttaggaggctgaggcaggaggattgaaaattcaaggccagcctcagtaacttagagaggtcctcatcaacttagcaagaccctgtctcaaaattaaaaattaaaaaaaataaataaataaaaagggctggggatggttcaggggttaaatgcctctggattTAATCTCTGGCaccaaatgtaaataaataaataaataaataaataatcatcttTCCtagttatctatttatttttttggtactagggattgaacccaaggggtttagccactgagccacatccccagcccttttttatattttatttagagtcagggtctcactgagttgcttacagccttactaagttgctgagtctggctttgaacttgcgatcctcctgcctcggcctcctgagccactgggattgcaagcGTGTGCCTATCACCATATCTAGCCCTCTTTCCCAATTATATGTGACCTACAGGAAACTTATTTCACAGGcaggttgaaaataaaagaatcgTAAAATATAACCATGCaaccattaatatttttaaaaggcaggcAATGGATGTATTAATACCAGATAATATAAACTTGAGAGCAAAGGAAATTATCAGGTACAAAAAGAGACATTACTCATAAGTGAATTGAGCAAGGTCAAAGCTACAGGATTAACACATAAAAGTCATTCCCACTTCTCTCTCCTAGCAATGAACATGCggaaaccaaaattaaaaacagcccAGTAATTGCACTCCTGAGCATTCAAGCCCAGAGGAGTGAAATTCTAAATTCACCTAAAACCCTGCTCATGGATTTTCTTGCAGCTTTATCTGTAGTTGCCCCAACCTGGAAACAACCCAGGCATCCTTTAATGGTGAAACCAACTGCTCCGTCCCTCCCAGCACAAgagtactcagcaataaaaaggaagaaactctTGACACAAGCAACAGCCCCCAAGGGTCCCCAGGACCTCTGCTTAGTGGGGGAAGCCCGAAAGGTTACTAGTGTGTGATGACTTTTCATAACAGAGCAGAGAAGTGAGAATTGAGGGAAGGGGTAGTCAAGGGGCAGATTCAGAGGGAGCTGAGATCTGTGTGGTGATGTGTCCATTGTCCTCTCTGTATCTCAATTGCAGTGATGATTACACATGTTCATGAGAGAGATTTGCAAAGgaacacacatgcaaacacacacacacacacacacacacacacacactcgtgcCTAGAAAAGCTGTTGGAAACTGAAAGAGCCTGGTAGCCCAGGGAACAGAATTGTACCATGCGCCAATCTTGGTTTTGATAGGGTACTACGCTTATGTAAGAGGTTACCACTGGGGGACGCTGGGGGATTTTCCGTAATTCTATgtttcaagttaaaaaataaaatccacccaaaaaatggaacaaaaaggcaggaaaagccaggtatggtggtggcacatgcctgtaatcccagaagcttgggaggctgaggcaggagaatcacaagtttgaggtcagcctcagcaacttagttaggtcctaagcaacgtagtgaggccctgtctcaaaattaaaaaataaaaacggctggggatatGAGGATATGGTTCAgggggtaagtgcccctgggttcaatccctggtacaataaaaaaaaaaagcaagacattGGAGTGATTAGGAGCTGGCAATGTGGCAGTGACCAGGAGAGCTCCAGGTCCCAAGCTGGCTCCAGTGGGGATCTCCTGTTGAGAAGGAGGAGCTGTCCATGGTACCTTGCAAGGCCACACTCCTGTCTAGCATCGTTGGCACTCGCTTCTGCACAGGGGTTTGCAGACGTCCATCCTCTCTCCCGTCTTCCTGCACCACACCCCACTCCCCACCAAGGGGAGCCGAGGCACATGGCTAGAGAGATGCGGTGGTCACCATGGTCCTGAGTCGGCTGCATTTTTAGAGGAGCGCTCCAAGGGCAGATGTCAGCATACTGCCACGATTGTCTCAGGGCAGTGAGATTGAGtggtttccattttcttctttgtgtttgaCTATCTCTAAAGTTTATGTAATAAAAGGATTGCTTTGGAgataagaaaaatcaataaaagttgttattctttaaaatgGGCGCCCAAAGACCGACTCTGATCTCTTCACACTTGCAAAGCAGGCCTGGAGCTTGGCCACGCCCACCTCCCCACTCGCTCCTGCTGCCTGGCTCTGGCCTTGGCTGCACCCAAGGCAGAGGGGGCAAGCGTCACACTCCGGCCCTGTCCCTGCAGCCCCCTCTGGCACAAGCCCCTTCCCTGACTCCCAGCTCCCATCTCTGCTCTGCTTGTCCTTCAAGTCTGTGAGCCATCTCCTTCCCTGAGAAGCATCCCTGTCCCCAAAGGACAGCTCCTACCGTGCCTCACCTTTGCACATGTTGTCTGGGAGACATCCCCCCTTCCCAGGCCCGTGCTGGGCCTCCCctcggcctcagcctcccctcaacctcagcctctccagtactGCTTGGCCTGCTCTCTGTGCCCTCCGTGGCTAGGCTCCCCACCTCCAGGTTCCCAGGCCATTTGGCCAGGGGGGCCCAACAGGTACAGGTTGGTGgctggagaggtgggagggaggggagcgagGCAGGCAGGTGCCTCCTGCCCGGCCAGCTGGCTCTCCTCTCAGGTCTTCTCCAGGGCCCTGTGGTCTCTCTCTCCTTTCGTGTCTGCTTCCTCCCTTTGTCCCAGGGTGCTGTCAACATGGCTGCCACATGCCGTGGTCCCTACACCCTTTCTGGAAATGGCCCTTTGCAGGGAAACCCCCTTGGTTTATTCTATTTGGGCGTCAACACTCTCATGGGCAGGGCACGGGTTTCCCTGCTGCCTCGAGCATACCTGGTATACAGTAGGGGCTCTGTAATTGCATGCTGAGTGAATGGTTAAACCTCAGGAACAGCACCTCGGGTTTTCTGTTTCCATGCTCTGCAGCTTTCCTGCAGACAGAGAAGACCTGGGGATTGGCCTCCTGCTTGGCCTCCCAGGTGCCCTGTTCTTACCCCACCGGGTCCTGTCCAGGCCTGTGGCCCTGGGGCTGGGTTGTACATCCCTCCTGTGCTCcccacagagcctggcacatagtaggtgcttaatgaACGTGTGTGTGCATTCCTGGATGCCTCATCAGGCATCACCCTCTGACCTCCACCAAGTGACGGCACGGTGACCGGCAGGTGTCCAGTGTGGAGCCAGCTGCCAGCCCTGGTCCTCCTGGGAGGCTGGGCTGCTGGCTGGGCTTCTCACTGCCAAGGACCACGCACCCTCATGCCACTTGCCTCCCTTTCCTCATCCTCCCCCAGACACCCACTGTCCCCTCGGTCCCCTGCTGGATGGCGGCTCTCCATGCCGTCCCTTCAGACACCAGCCCTACCTGGCCAGCTGCTGCACCTCTATTCTATGTCTTTCTCCCTGGTCCCCTATAAATAGTGCATTTTATCTCTTCAGTGAAAGGGCCTGGCCACCTTCTTCTGTCCCATGACCAGGACTGTCACTGagtggctgtgtgaccttgggcaagacagGCCTTTCTCTCTGGGCCTCCACTTGGAATTCCTTGATCCTCTGTGCCCCCCCGCCTAtagagcctggcacatagtaggtgcttaatgaACGTGTGTGTGCGCTCACCATCTTTAGCCATCGACAGGTCCTGGGCTCTCTCACCATTCCCTGGAGATGCTGTAGGAGGGTGCAGAGCCACCCAGAGCTTGGGAGGCGCCACAGAGGTGGAAGTCTCTGCAGAGGCCTGACCTTTGGGCTGTGGGCTCAAACAGAGAAGCCCAGGACACGCAGTGTCCTAGGGAACGGCTCATCTCAGAGgagctcagtgtcagagtgccTGTCGAGCCCACGCAGGTTGGAGGCCACGAGATGTCTCAGCACCAGGGACCACGCCAGGCCCGCCTGGGTGCAAACtgcagcgggggggggggggcaggccaGCCTAGAGGCAGGTTGCGGGGCCCTGTCTGCAGCTCCGGGTTCCCCAGGGGTCAGAGATGGACCCTGAGGCTGCGTGGGGCTTCTACTCAGTCTAAGAAAGGTTCCTAAAGCTGGAAACAGCGACGAGAGATGGTGAACTCCGGCCGTCGAGAGGTTGCAAGCAGAGGCCGCtcctccagcccagccctgcctgccctccccactccctgcatCAGGCTAGAGCCCAGATCTTTCTCCAAGGTCCACAGGCCTGCCTCCACCCTGTGGATCTGCCCTCAAGTCCTCAGGGCCCTGGTGCCTCCAGGACCCAGTCCAGCCCAAGCCTCCTGTCTTACTGGGCCTTTGTCAGAAGCTCAGATAGGGAGCGGTTTACCCTGGATGGAGTGGGGTAGGGGTGGGTGCCCCATGCCAGGGCCTTTAGGAAGAGCAAGGGAGGGGTCTCCCAGCCGGATAGGGGAACATGGTTGGGAGATGTGGCTCCTGGCCACCTGTGCTGATGCAGGTGGACTCAGGGCTGGAGGCCAGTCCTCATGTCTTGCTCAGCTCCGAGGGCAGGATGGCAGGTAACTGGTCTTGGCAGCAAGGAGCACTGGAGTTAGCTTCATGGAGGGactttctcccctctcctctAAAGGTTCTAAATAAGCCCATGTTCCTCCCAGGTGGACTCTGGCCACTCATTCACTCAGCAGAGGCTGCACCAGAGCAGGCTGCTTGGAGGCACAGGTGTGGGTGAGTGGGGAGAAGGGGgtggcagggcatggtggtgggCTGAGGGCTGGCTCCAGTTCATCATGGGGTCCATCCGAGGAGGGGGCTCTGGCCATCAAAGGGCCCCCATGCAGACGCATCCCCCTCCTGTCTCGAGGTCACACTCACTCCTGCAGACCCAGGCCCGCTTACACTCCCTCAGCTGCGTGTGCACAGCCAGACACACCGGGCCCTGGAGCAGCCTAGGGACCCAGGAGCCGCTGCACACCCTGGGCCCTGGCCCTGCTCACCCCCACTGCCACCTCTGAGCACTCGGCTGGTTCCTGTCCTGTTCACCCTGGCTCTTGCCCCCAAAGCTGCTGGACTCTCCTCCACCAAGCTGGGCTGCCCAGCTCCCCCACATGCAGCCCCCCACCATGGTCACCCACTCCAGGTGCCACTCCACCCCAAGGCCAGCCCCGACTAAACATCAAAGAAGCCCCCAATCTTCCCCTGAAACGCAAGTAAAAACCCAGTACAAACaggtatttgggttttttttttcctttgcagatATTTTTTTAGTAGACAtagtcatttttttgttgttgttctttctcattttacagCAAACATtgcaaatatagaaatatttttctgtacaATGGAACGACTCGAGTATACACCAGGGACCGGGCTGGGGGTGCACAGTGCTTCCCAGCCGAGCCCCTCCACCACCCCGCCCGTCCACAGGCACGGCCTCCACCTCCCCACCGAGTCCGGAGCTTCAGGACGGTCCTGGAGGCCGCTCCGCCTTGCATCTGTTCTGTCCCTCTGCGGTGGCCTCCGGAGGTGGCAACGAAGAGACGGGCTGGACAGAGAGTCCACAGAAGACCACAGACTGGGAGGTCCCGCGGGGGGGAGGGGTATGAGGCGACCATGTTGGCCACGCCCCCCCACGATAAGGGTTTTATCTTGTaaagaattttacttttattatttttttaaaaaaaaggaagaaaagaaagagaaagaggaaaagagaaaaggcagagaagagtcaaaagaggaaagataatgaaaaaaaaaaaatcccccacccccacccctaagACACAGTTTTCCGAAGTCCccggtgtgcatgtgtgtgcgtgtgcctctgtgcgtgtgtgtgtatgggtgcgtgtatgtgtgtgtggtgcgtgcgtgtgtgtgcatgtatgtgcgtgtgtgtgcgcacgcgcgctGCTCCCTCGGTCTGCTGGCCCGCGCACCTCAGCGCAGGTGCAGCGCCTCAGGACAAGCGCCTGACCCGTCCGGGTTGACGGCCCCTCCCCGCGGTCCGCAGGGCCTGGCTCTGACCTTCCTGTGTTGTGCGCGTGCGTCGGGTTTCCCCGGTGAGAGTCTCTGAGTTACAAATAGCTGCGGTGGATCTCGTATCCTTTTTGGTCCAGTGGGCATCACGAGTTTCGGGGAGGGCTGGCGAGGCACGGGGTGCCCGGCCGAGGGCTCAGGACTTGTGCTGGGCGGACACGCCCTTCCAGTAGTCCAGGATGTCATGCAGATCCTCGTCTTTGGCGAACTGGACCTTCTTGCGCAGGGCGTGGCCGGCGGCCATGAACTCCTCCTCGTCCTTGTGCCGCCGACGGCTCAGTCTGAAGCGCTCCCAGATGCTCTGGGTGGCCCTGCAGGTGTACTCGGGGCTGGAGGAGTAGCTCAGGTTGTGGTACTGTGGGGACAGCTGCGAGTAGGCCAGGTCGCGGGGCCGCGGCCGGGTCAGGGGCTCCAGGATGGACGCCTTGCGTCCACCCAGGCCCTCGTgggcgggcgggggcgggggcggtgcCGGGGGCTCGGCCGGGTGCGAGCCGGGGTACGAGTGCCGGTGCTCGCCGTACTGGCGGCCCTTCTCGGCCTCTGCCCGCAGCACGGCGGCCGCGGGCGTCACAGTGAGGATGGTGTCGGCTGCTGGTGAGCTCTTCTCGATGTACTTGGCCTCGGCCGCCTTGTGCACACCTGAGGCCTCGGCGCGGAAGGCCCGCGGGCTGCGCGTGGAGCCGCCACTGGAGGAGGTGCTGGCCCGCGGGGGCCCCGGCGCCGTCTCCACGCTGTGGTGCCGCTGCAGGCCGTGGCTGAAGGCGTCCTTGTACATGGGCGACAGGAAGCTGTGCTTGCCGGCCAGCGGCTCGGACAGCAGCACCAGCTGCGGCTCGGCTGTGGACACAGCCCCGGACTTGACACCCTGGAAGGCGGTGGACTCGGACTTGAGCGCATCGATGCAGTTGTTGATGATCTGGTTGACTTTGTCCACCTCCTTGGCGATGGTGGAGATCTCAGCCACGGAGCTCTGGCTGTCCGGGCCCTGCCGGCCCAGCTCGCAGTCCCTGCGCTCCGGAGCCTCCCCCGTGCGCACCTCGATGTAGTTGCCCTTGCTGGCCTTGGGCGTCTCTGCGCTCTCCACCAGCTTGTACTGCTCCACCTCGCCAGTGGCCGCGGGCAGGTACGGGATGCGGGTCACAGCCTCAGGGCCCAGCAGTGGGCCTTGGGACAGCGGAGCCAGGCCAGGCGCCTCCATCTCTGGCCCGTACTTGAGCTCGATGATGGTCTTCTTCAGGCtgccagccgccgccgccgccgccgccttcTTGTGCTTTTCCTCCTGGCGCCTCCGCCTGCGCAGGCAGTAGTACACGGCACCCAGCACCAGCACCATGCCGAAGAGGCAGCCCAGGATGGTCATGATGTAGTGGGTGGCCGTGGAGGGGCTGGGCACCGGCCCGGGTGGGCTGGGCGGCTTGGGCAGGCAGATGGTGAGGCATGTGTGGTT includes these proteins:
- the Elfn1 gene encoding protein ELFN1 — its product is MAGRGWGVLWVCVAAATLLHAGGLAHGDCWLIEGDKGFVWLAICSQNQPPYEAIPQQINNTIVDLRLNENRIRSVQYASLSRFGNLTYLNLTKNEIGYIEDGAFSAQFNLQVLQLGYNRLRNLTEGMLRGLSKLEYLYLQANLIEVVMASAFWECPNIVNIDLSMNRIQQLSSGTFAGLAKLSVCELYSNPFYCSCELLGFLRWLAAFTNATQTYDRMQCESPPVYSGYYLLGQGRQGQRSILSKLQSVCTEDSYGAAVEVIGPRLVPGRSQLGSSPPPPPPPEPSDAPCAYDECFSGDGTTPMVATLATQAEARPLIKVKQLTQNSATITVQLPSPFNRMYTLEQYNNSKPSTVSKLTQAQEEIRLTNLYTLTNYTYCVVSTSSGTQHNHTCLTICLPKPPSPPGPVPSPSTATHYIMTILGCLFGMVLVLGAVYYCLRRRRRQEEKHKKAAAAAAAGSLKKTIIELKYGPEMEAPGLAPLSQGPLLGPEAVTRIPYLPAATGEVEQYKLVESAETPKASKGNYIEVRTGEAPERRDCELGRQGPDSQSSVAEISTIAKEVDKVNQIINNCIDALKSESTAFQGVKSGAVSTAEPQLVLLSEPLAGKHSFLSPMYKDAFSHGLQRHHSVETAPGPPRASTSSSGGSTRSPRAFRAEASGVHKAAEAKYIEKSSPAADTILTVTPAAAVLRAEAEKGRQYGEHRHSYPGSHPAEPPAPPPPPPAHEGLGGRKASILEPLTRPRPRDLAYSQLSPQYHNLSYSSSPEYTCRATQSIWERFRLSRRRHKDEEEFMAAGHALRKKVQFAKDEDLHDILDYWKGVSAQHKS